Proteins from a single region of Synechococcus sp. WH 8109:
- a CDS encoding RpoD/SigA family RNA polymerase sigma factor, giving the protein MGIPLESSGTTKKSSRKEPALPSTGRRPSTRQGGRLATDSIGFYLSSIGRIPLLTAAEEIELAHHVQAMKQLQELPEEELTSRHRHKIRMGKRARDRMMAANLRLVVSVAKKYQNQGLELLDLVQEGAIGLERAVDKFDPAMGYKFSTYAYWWIRQGMTRAIDNSARTIRLPIHISEKLSKMRRISRELSHRFGRQPNRLELASAMGIEPRELEDLISQSAPCASLDAHARGEEDRSTLGELIPDPNGEEPMEGMDRSIQKEHLGGWLSQLNEREQKILKLRFGLGGEEPLTLAEIGRQINVSRERVRQLEAKAILKLRAMTNHQQAA; this is encoded by the coding sequence ATGGGGATCCCTCTGGAATCTTCCGGCACGACAAAAAAGTCGTCTCGGAAGGAACCTGCGTTGCCGTCCACCGGACGTCGACCATCAACTCGACAAGGAGGCCGGCTTGCCACCGACTCCATAGGTTTTTATCTGAGCAGCATCGGACGCATCCCCTTGCTGACGGCAGCTGAAGAAATCGAGCTTGCACATCATGTGCAGGCGATGAAGCAACTTCAGGAGCTACCGGAAGAGGAGCTGACCTCCCGGCATCGCCACAAGATCCGCATGGGCAAACGCGCCCGCGACCGGATGATGGCCGCCAACCTCCGCCTTGTGGTGAGCGTGGCGAAGAAATACCAGAACCAGGGCCTGGAGCTGCTCGATCTGGTTCAGGAAGGTGCCATCGGCCTGGAACGTGCGGTCGACAAGTTCGACCCCGCCATGGGCTACAAATTTTCCACCTATGCCTACTGGTGGATTCGCCAAGGCATGACACGGGCCATCGACAACAGCGCCCGCACCATTCGCCTGCCGATCCACATCAGCGAAAAGCTCTCCAAGATGCGTCGCATCTCCCGGGAGTTGTCCCACCGTTTCGGCCGTCAACCGAATCGGCTGGAATTGGCGAGTGCCATGGGAATCGAACCCCGGGAACTGGAGGATCTGATCTCCCAAAGCGCACCTTGTGCATCACTCGATGCCCATGCCCGTGGCGAGGAAGATCGCAGCACCCTGGGAGAATTGATCCCGGATCCCAACGGTGAAGAGCCGATGGAAGGGATGGATCGCAGCATCCAGAAGGAACATCTGGGAGGCTGGCTGTCGCAGTTGAACGAGCGCGAGCAGAAGATTCTGAAGTTGCGGTTCGGTCTCGGCGGTGAAGAGCCTCTAACCCTTGCGGAAATCGGTCGTCAGATCAATGTGTCCCGTGAGCGCGTTCGACAGCTCGAGGCCAAAGCGATTCTCAAGTTGCGCGCGATGACCAACCACCAACAAGCCGCCTAA
- a CDS encoding diacylglycerol/polyprenol kinase family protein translates to MLSFTGPIAILIWMAMVTVGAVLCRRLRPNQRELSRKIVHIGTGAVVPLAWFFQIPFVVALLVAAVITLVTALNHQWRFIPAVEDIDRNSYGTIAYGIAITMLLVLFWPTRADAVSAGVLVMALGDGLAGLIGRNVESPKWVLFGQTKSSVGTMTMAVVSSLVLIGLARWSGADLSLPATLGMVAIATGLEQLSWGGLDNLSVPLSVGVLWSQLVV, encoded by the coding sequence TTGCTTTCCTTCACCGGACCAATCGCCATCCTGATCTGGATGGCGATGGTGACAGTAGGTGCTGTGTTGTGTCGTCGGCTTCGGCCGAACCAACGGGAACTGAGCCGAAAGATTGTGCATATCGGAACCGGAGCCGTGGTTCCTTTGGCCTGGTTCTTTCAAATTCCCTTCGTCGTTGCCCTGCTTGTCGCGGCAGTCATCACCCTTGTGACGGCGTTGAACCACCAATGGCGCTTTATCCCCGCCGTTGAAGATATTGATCGCAACAGCTACGGCACCATTGCCTACGGCATCGCGATCACAATGCTGCTTGTGTTGTTCTGGCCAACCCGAGCCGATGCGGTGTCCGCTGGGGTTCTCGTGATGGCCCTGGGGGATGGCCTTGCAGGGTTGATCGGCCGCAACGTCGAGTCCCCGAAATGGGTTCTTTTTGGTCAGACCAAATCAAGTGTCGGCACGATGACCATGGCCGTTGTCTCAAGCCTGGTGCTGATCGGCCTGGCGCGATGGTCGGGGGCTGACCTGTCCCTTCCGGCAACCCTTGGCATGGTCGCCATCGCAACCGGGCTGGAACAGCTCAGCTGGGGCGGTCTCGACAACCTCAGCGTTCCCCTCAGCGTTGGAGTGCTGTGGAGTCAACTTGTCGTCTGA
- a CDS encoding 3-deoxy-7-phosphoheptulonate synthase, with product MATTSDLHVVETRPLVAPAVLHQELPMDAAALETVASARQRIQEILSGRDQRLLVVVGPCSVHDVKAAREYAQRLAPIRERLKDQLEVVMRVYFEKPRTTVGWKGLINDPHLDNSYDINTGLRRARGLLLDLSREGMPAATELLDPVVPQYIADLISWTAIGARTTESQTHREMASGLSMPIGYKNSTNGSATIAINAMQAAAKPHHFLGINREGHASIVSTTGNPYGHLVLRGGSQGSNYHLEAVEESAAELRKAGLQDRLMVDCSHANSNKDFRRQADVLASVAEQLRGGSNHVMGVMIESHLVEGNQKLNADLTQLTYGQSVTDACISLETTEALLDDLAAAVASRKQTVTA from the coding sequence ATGGCCACCACCTCCGATTTGCATGTGGTGGAGACACGTCCCTTGGTGGCCCCTGCTGTGTTGCATCAGGAGTTGCCCATGGACGCTGCGGCGCTCGAGACCGTTGCATCCGCTCGCCAGCGCATTCAAGAGATCCTCAGTGGCCGTGATCAGCGCTTGCTGGTGGTGGTGGGTCCCTGCTCCGTGCATGACGTCAAAGCTGCCCGGGAGTATGCCCAGCGCCTGGCTCCGATCCGCGAGCGCTTGAAGGATCAGCTCGAGGTGGTGATGAGGGTGTATTTCGAGAAGCCACGCACCACGGTCGGCTGGAAGGGGTTGATCAACGATCCTCACCTCGATAACTCCTACGACATCAATACCGGTCTGCGGCGGGCTCGGGGATTGCTGTTGGATCTCTCCCGTGAGGGGATGCCTGCTGCAACGGAACTGCTCGATCCTGTGGTTCCGCAGTACATCGCCGATTTGATCAGCTGGACTGCAATCGGCGCCAGGACGACGGAAAGTCAGACCCACCGTGAAATGGCCTCAGGACTGTCGATGCCGATTGGCTACAAGAACAGCACCAATGGCAGCGCCACCATCGCGATCAATGCCATGCAGGCGGCAGCGAAGCCGCATCACTTTCTCGGCATCAATCGCGAGGGTCATGCCTCGATCGTCAGCACCACGGGTAATCCCTATGGCCACCTCGTGCTGCGTGGCGGCAGCCAAGGCAGCAATTACCACCTGGAGGCTGTGGAGGAGTCCGCAGCCGAGTTGAGAAAGGCCGGTCTGCAGGATCGTCTGATGGTGGATTGCAGCCATGCCAACAGCAACAAAGACTTCCGCCGACAGGCGGACGTCCTGGCCAGCGTTGCCGAGCAGTTGCGAGGTGGCTCCAACCACGTGATGGGCGTGATGATTGAGAGCCATCTGGTGGAAGGCAACCAGAAACTGAACGCCGACCTGACGCAGCTGACCTATGGCCAGAGCGTCACTGATGCCTGCATCAGCCTCGAGACCACCGAAGCTTTGTTGGATGATCTGGCCGCGGCCGTGGCCAGTCGCAAACAGACGGTCACCGCCTGA
- the acnB gene encoding bifunctional aconitate hydratase 2/2-methylisocitrate dehydratase, translating into MLSAYRELATAREAQGVPALPLNAEQTQGLTELLQNPPVGEEEFLLHLLSERIPPGVDEAAYVKATWLSAVAQGNAKSPLVSPLEATRLLGTMVGGYNVAALIELLKNSDAALAGCAAEGLSRTLLVYDAFNEVMDLAADNRFAKQVVDSWAAAEWFTSKPELAESIIVTVFKVEGETNTDDLSPATHATTRPDIPIHALAMLETRDPEGLKTIATLKEKGHPVAYVGDVVGTGSSRKSAINSVLWHTGNDIPHVPNKRAGGVILGGKIAPIFFNTAEDSGALPIECDVSELNTGDVITIRPHAGTIERDGSVVSRFDLKPTTISDEVRAGGRIPLMIGRALTDKVRAKLGLTPSDLFIRPSAPADTGNGFTLAQKMVGKACGLAGVRPGTSCEPLMTTVGSQDTTGPMTRDEMKELACLGFSSDLVMQSFCHTAAYPKPVDLQTQNELPDFFAQRGGVALRPGDGIIHSWLNRMLLPDTVGTGGDSHTRFPLGISFPGGSGVVAFAAAIGAMPLDMPESVLVRFSGSLQPGVTLRDVVNAIPWVAIQRGLLTVEKANKKNLFNGRIMEIEGLPDLKLEQAFELTDASAERSCAGCTIKLSEDTVSEYLRSNVALLKNMIARGYSDARTLARRIKEMEAWLANPQLMSADADAEYAEVLEINLDELTEPVVACPNDPDNVKLLSEVAGDPVQEVFIGSCMTNIGHYRAAAKVLEGAGQNTARLWVCPPTRMDEETLKEEGYYATFEAAGSRMEMPGCSLCMGNQARVEDNTTVFSTSTRNFNNRLGKGAQVYLGSAELAAVCAQLGRIPTPDEYRSIAAEKIDPLSDELYRYLNFDQISGFEDQGRVVSADDEATVLAQA; encoded by the coding sequence ATGCTGAGCGCTTACCGCGAGCTGGCCACCGCCCGGGAAGCCCAGGGCGTTCCCGCTCTTCCGCTCAACGCCGAGCAGACCCAGGGACTGACGGAACTGCTGCAAAACCCTCCCGTCGGCGAGGAGGAATTCCTGCTGCACCTGCTCAGCGAACGGATCCCCCCGGGTGTGGATGAAGCCGCTTACGTGAAGGCCACCTGGCTCAGCGCCGTGGCTCAGGGAAACGCCAAGAGCCCCCTGGTGTCACCACTGGAAGCCACCCGCCTGCTGGGAACGATGGTGGGTGGATACAACGTCGCCGCCCTGATCGAGCTGCTGAAGAACTCCGACGCTGCGCTGGCTGGCTGTGCTGCTGAGGGACTCAGCCGAACGCTGCTCGTCTACGACGCATTCAACGAAGTAATGGATCTGGCAGCGGACAACCGCTTTGCCAAGCAAGTTGTGGACAGCTGGGCCGCTGCCGAGTGGTTCACCTCCAAACCTGAACTAGCCGAAAGCATCATCGTGACGGTGTTCAAGGTCGAAGGCGAAACCAACACGGACGATCTGTCACCGGCCACCCACGCCACCACCCGGCCGGACATCCCCATCCATGCCCTAGCGATGCTCGAGACCCGGGATCCAGAGGGCCTGAAGACCATCGCGACCCTGAAAGAAAAAGGCCATCCCGTGGCCTACGTCGGCGACGTGGTGGGCACCGGCAGCTCGCGCAAGAGCGCCATCAATTCAGTGCTCTGGCACACCGGCAATGACATCCCCCATGTGCCTAACAAACGGGCGGGCGGCGTGATCCTTGGCGGCAAGATCGCCCCGATCTTTTTCAACACCGCTGAAGACTCCGGTGCCCTGCCGATCGAATGCGATGTCAGCGAACTGAACACCGGTGATGTGATCACCATTCGCCCCCACGCCGGCACAATCGAACGGGACGGCAGCGTGGTGAGTCGGTTCGACCTGAAACCCACCACGATCAGCGACGAGGTACGAGCCGGCGGTCGCATCCCCCTGATGATCGGTCGCGCCTTGACCGACAAAGTGCGGGCCAAACTTGGCCTCACCCCTTCGGATCTGTTCATCCGCCCCTCAGCCCCGGCAGACACCGGTAACGGCTTCACCCTGGCGCAAAAAATGGTGGGCAAGGCCTGCGGTCTCGCGGGCGTCCGACCCGGCACCAGCTGCGAACCGCTGATGACCACCGTCGGCTCCCAGGACACCACCGGCCCGATGACGCGGGACGAAATGAAGGAACTGGCCTGCCTGGGCTTCTCCTCCGACCTGGTGATGCAGAGCTTCTGCCACACCGCTGCCTATCCGAAGCCGGTGGATCTGCAGACCCAGAACGAACTGCCCGACTTCTTTGCCCAGCGCGGTGGCGTGGCCCTCCGGCCAGGTGACGGCATCATCCACAGCTGGCTGAACCGGATGCTTCTGCCCGACACCGTCGGCACCGGCGGCGATAGCCACACCCGCTTCCCCCTCGGCATTTCCTTCCCAGGCGGCTCTGGGGTTGTGGCCTTTGCGGCCGCTATCGGCGCCATGCCGCTGGACATGCCGGAATCGGTTCTGGTGCGCTTCAGCGGATCCCTGCAACCGGGCGTCACGCTTCGGGATGTGGTGAATGCCATCCCCTGGGTGGCCATTCAACGAGGACTGCTCACCGTTGAAAAGGCCAACAAGAAAAACCTTTTCAACGGCCGGATCATGGAGATCGAAGGTCTGCCCGACCTGAAGCTGGAACAGGCCTTCGAACTCACCGATGCCAGTGCCGAGCGCTCCTGCGCAGGCTGCACGATCAAGCTCTCGGAAGACACGGTGAGCGAATACCTGCGCAGCAACGTGGCGCTGCTTAAAAACATGATCGCCCGCGGCTACAGCGACGCCCGCACCCTGGCCCGCCGGATCAAGGAGATGGAGGCCTGGCTGGCGAACCCGCAGCTGATGAGCGCTGACGCTGACGCTGAGTACGCGGAAGTGCTGGAGATCAACCTCGACGAGCTCACCGAACCGGTGGTGGCCTGCCCCAACGACCCCGACAACGTGAAGCTGCTCAGCGAGGTGGCTGGTGACCCTGTGCAGGAGGTGTTCATCGGCTCCTGCATGACCAACATCGGCCATTACCGCGCCGCGGCCAAGGTGCTGGAAGGCGCCGGCCAGAACACGGCGCGCCTCTGGGTCTGCCCCCCAACGCGGATGGACGAGGAGACCCTGAAAGAAGAGGGCTACTACGCCACCTTCGAAGCCGCAGGGTCCCGCATGGAGATGCCGGGTTGCTCCCTCTGCATGGGCAACCAGGCCCGCGTGGAGGACAACACCACCGTGTTCTCCACCAGCACCCGCAACTTCAACAACCGCCTGGGCAAAGGTGCTCAGGTTTACCTTGGCAGCGCCGAACTGGCCGCCGTCTGCGCCCAGCTAGGACGCATCCCCACCCCAGACGAATACCGAAGCATTGCAGCCGAGAAGATCGATCCCCTCTCAGACGAGCTCTACCGCTACCTGAACTTCGATCAAATCAGCGGCTTTGAAGACCAGGGGCGCGTGGTCAGCGCTGACGACGAAGCAACCGTTCTGGCTCAGGCCTGA
- a CDS encoding ClC family H(+)/Cl(-) exchange transporter: MPSLSEPKQRRHLLGSSRSIRRLLERRWLVVVLALALTGLGAAITGLLFTSGINLLRNWRLDLLDEFPAWVVLPALGAIGGMVSAWLITNLSPAAGGAGITHIMGFLRHRSVPMGLRVGLVKLVAGIIAIGSGFPLGPEGPAVQMGGSVAWQMSRWLRAPVAFRRVIVAAGGGAGIAAVFSAPIGGFIYAIEELLHSARPVVLLLVIITTFSADTLADVLGYLGLNPGGGGLNSTIGFQLEREYTPLVRFLPVDLLYLVALGVVIGVLAELYTRYVLTMQRQGNRWFGDRLILRMTLSGLVLGCVYAALPDAFHNPSELKHLIGAGKADISLALASFVVLFFSTGLAAGSGAPGGLFMPMLTLGGAIGLAGGSGVEALTGHVPTTYVFAGMGAFVAGCSRTPISAMFLAFALTKDLLILKPILVACLTSFVIARMFHPHSIYERQMGMELDAEDRMAMKLNRYRRPFTPPTLPSGPTGGPS; encoded by the coding sequence GTGCCATCCCTAAGCGAACCCAAACAACGACGCCACCTCCTGGGCTCCAGCCGGAGCATCAGGAGATTGTTGGAACGCCGCTGGCTGGTGGTGGTTTTGGCTCTGGCGCTCACGGGCCTTGGGGCTGCCATCACCGGCCTGCTGTTCACCAGCGGCATCAACCTGCTGCGGAATTGGCGGCTCGACCTGCTCGATGAATTTCCAGCCTGGGTGGTACTACCCGCCCTCGGCGCCATCGGCGGCATGGTCTCGGCCTGGTTGATCACCAACCTGTCTCCGGCCGCTGGCGGAGCCGGGATCACCCATATCATGGGATTCCTGCGCCACCGGTCAGTTCCGATGGGGCTTCGGGTGGGCCTGGTGAAACTGGTGGCCGGCATCATTGCCATTGGCTCGGGTTTCCCCCTGGGCCCGGAAGGCCCCGCCGTTCAGATGGGCGGCTCCGTGGCCTGGCAGATGTCCCGCTGGCTGCGGGCACCGGTGGCCTTTCGCAGGGTGATTGTGGCCGCCGGTGGTGGTGCCGGTATTGCCGCCGTGTTCAGTGCTCCCATCGGTGGATTCATCTATGCGATAGAGGAGCTGCTCCACTCCGCCAGGCCCGTGGTGCTGCTGCTGGTGATCATCACCACCTTCTCGGCCGACACCCTGGCGGATGTGCTCGGCTATCTCGGCCTCAACCCCGGGGGCGGCGGGCTCAACAGCACCATCGGGTTTCAACTGGAGCGGGAGTACACCCCCCTGGTGCGCTTCCTGCCGGTGGATCTGCTGTATCTGGTGGCACTCGGTGTGGTGATCGGTGTGCTGGCGGAGCTTTACACCCGCTATGTGCTCACCATGCAGCGGCAGGGCAACCGTTGGTTTGGGGACCGACTGATCCTGCGCATGACCTTGAGCGGGCTCGTGCTGGGCTGCGTCTATGCAGCCCTACCGGATGCCTTCCATAACCCCAGCGAACTGAAGCACCTGATTGGAGCCGGAAAAGCCGATATCAGCCTGGCCCTCGCCAGCTTTGTGGTGCTCTTCTTCAGCACCGGACTGGCGGCGGGCTCAGGAGCGCCAGGGGGACTGTTCATGCCGATGCTGACGCTGGGAGGGGCCATTGGCTTGGCCGGTGGATCTGGCGTTGAGGCCCTCACCGGCCACGTACCCACCACCTATGTGTTCGCGGGCATGGGCGCCTTCGTTGCAGGCTGTTCTCGCACGCCGATCTCGGCGATGTTCCTGGCCTTTGCCCTCACCAAGGATCTGCTGATCCTCAAACCGATCCTGGTGGCCTGTCTCACCAGCTTCGTGATCGCCCGAATGTTCCACCCCCACTCTATTTACGAACGTCAGATGGGCATGGAACTCGACGCTGAAGATCGGATGGCCATGAAGCTCAACCGCTACAGACGTCCGTTCACGCCGCCAACCCTGCCATCAGGCCCTACAGGAGGCCCCAGCTGA